The region taccaataaagccccttgaattgagagattgcggcagggggacagagaaggataaaaaatatatacatattgacAATTTGATATCCAGTCTACCTCTAAAATAAGTGATTAAATAGATATGTGATAGAAACCTAATGTGACGTTACTCACAATACGCTATTCGCTCTTGCTGTTAAACTACGGCTAAGCAGGAGAcgttattgtgttactgtgtgttttgAGCCTGTGTTCCTACTCGTTAATCATTGTGCTATAAATAACTACTGTGCAAGTGATGGGATTAGAcgaattgttattattattattataattggaATTACAGTGGATCCTGACTCCAGGCAGTTTGAAGACAACTATATGCCTACCTGTTTGGAAAAACATAGTATCATCTCAAATGagccatttttaaaaacatttcatACAATGATAAAACTCAAATTTAGTTTTTTGTACACCAGATGTGTAACTGGGTGTATGGTCAGTCTTCCAGCTATTGCTAACAGGATGTATGGTCTGTCTTCCAGCTATTGCTAACATGATGTATGGTCTGTCTTCCAGCTATTGCTAACAGGATGTATGGTCTGTCTTCCAGCTATTGCTAACAGGATGTATGGTCTGTCTTCCAGCTATTGCTAACAGGATGTATGGTCTGTCTTCCAGCTATTGCTAACAGGATGTATGGTCTGTCTTTCAGCTATTGCTAACAGGATGTATGGTCTGTCTTCCAGCTATTGCTAACAGGATGTATGGTCTGTCTTCAGCTATTGCTAACAGGATGTATGGTCTGTCTTCCAGCTATTGCTAACAGGATGTATGGTCTGTCTTCCAGCTATTGCTAACAGGATGTATGGTCTGTCTTCCAGCTATTGCTAACAGGAtgtatggtctgtcatccagcTATGGCTAACAGGATGTATGGTCTGTCTTCCAACTATGGCTAACAGGATGTATGGTCTGTCTTCCAGCTATGGCTAACAGGATGTATGGTCTGTCTTCCAGCTATTGCTAACAGGATGTATGGTCTGTCTTCCAGCTATTGCTAACAGGATGTATGATCTGTCTTCCAGCTATTGCTAACAGGGATGTATGATCTGTCTTCCAGCTATTGCTAACAGGATGTATGGTCTGTCTTCCAGCTATGGCCGACAGGATGTATGGTCTGTCTTCCAGCTATTGCTAACAGGATGTATGGTCTGTCTTCCAGCTATGGCTAACAGGATGTATGGTCTGTCTTCCAGCTATTGCTAACAGGATGTATGGTCTGTCTTCCAGCTATTGTAAAACAGAGGACGAATGCTTCCAGGAGAATCTGCGGCTGTCTGTTACATACGACATGGCAGctaagaagagaaggaaagactTCATGAACAACAACGCAAAGATTCCCTGTAAGTTTAacctacagtattacagtaccggCCAATGACATCATAAAGACATTTTACACAGGAAATGGTCGTCTCCACGGTGATGCTCAgtcttaaaaaaataataataatgtcctCAATAACACACTCTCCTTTTTCCTACAGATTTCCACAAAGAGAAATGGATTTACGTTCACAAAGGAAGCACTAAAGAGGTaagaaaggaaggaaaggaaggaaggactgTCTCTTTATTAACATAAACAGTTACAGTATACCCTGTTGCCCGTGAACCAGACACTAATACCCGATCGTCCTAATTATCCCAGCGTCATGGTTACTGCACTCTGGGAGAAGCGTTCAACCGGCTGGACTTCTGCAGCGCCATCAAGGACAACCGGAGGTTCAACTATGTCGTACGGGTGGGTTGACTTCTCACTTCTACTTCTGTGTTAGATCATGATGAAGGGATTCCTATGAGATAGGAACATAACTTTATTGTCCATCTGAGGATTCCCATGAGATTGGAAATATAACTTTATTGTCCATCTGAGGATTCCCATGAGATTGGAAATATAACTTTATTGTCCATCTGAGGATTCCCATGAGATTGGAAATATAACTTTATTGTCCATCTGAGGATTCCCATGAGATTGGAAATATAACTTTATTGTCCATCTGAGGATTCCCATGAAATAGGAACATAACTTTATTGTCCATCTGAGGATTCCCATGAAATTGGAAATATAACTTTATTGTCCATCTGAGGATGTCCCTTGAGACCTTGGAAAATGACAAATATGACATTGTCATTCATCTAATGTATTCCCATGAACATTCAAGGACCACAGATAGGAGTTTTAAAGTTAACCAGACTGAGTACTGAGGGGTGTTTAAAGGGTTAACCTCAGACACAGCACTGAGGGGTGTTTAAAGGGTTGGACAAGCACTGAGGGGTGTCTAAAGGGTTAACCTCAGACACAGTACTGAGGGGTGTCTAAAGGGTTAACCTCAGACACAGCACTGAGGGGTGTTTAAAGGGTTAACCTCAGACACAGCACTGAGGGGTGTTTAAAGGGTTAACCTCAGACACAGTACTGAGGGGTGTTTAAAGGGTTAACCTCAGACACAGTACTGAGGGGTGTCTAAAGGGTTAACCTCAGACACAGTACTGAGGGGTGTCTAAAGGGTTAACCTCAGACACAGTACTGAGGGGTGTCTAAAGGGTTAACCTCAGACACAGTACTGAGGGGTGTCTAAAGGGTTAACCTCAGACACAGTACTGAGGGGTGTTTAAAGGGTTAACCTCAGACACAGCACTGAGGGGTGTTTAAAGGGTTAACCTCAGACACAGGACTGAGGGGTGTTTAAAGGGTTAACCTCAGACACAGTACTGAGGGGTGTCTAAAGGGTTAACCTCAGACACAGTACTGAGGGGTGTCTAAAGGGTTAACCTCAGACACAGTACTGAGGGGTGTCTAAAGGGTTAACCTCAGACACAGTACTGAGGGGTGTCTAAAGGGTTAACCTCAGACACAGCACTGAGGGGTGTCTAAAGGGTTAACCTCAGACACAGCACTGAGGGGTGTCTAAAGGGTTAACCTCAGACACAGCACTGAGGGGTGTTTAAAGGGTTAACCTCAGACACAGCACTGAGGGGTGTTTAAAGGGTTAACCTCAGACACAGCACTGAGGGGTGTCTAAAGGGTTAACCTCAGACACAGCACTGAGGGGTGTCTAAAGGGTTAACCTCAGACACAGCACTGAGGGGTGTCTAAAGGGTTAACCTCAGACACAGCACTGAGGGGTGTCTAAAGGGTTAACCTCAGACACAGCACTGAGGGGTGTTTAAAGGGTTAACCTCAGACACAGTACTGAGGGGTGTCTAAAGGGTTAACCTCAGACACAGCACTGAGGGGTGTTTAAAGGGTTAACCTCAGACACAGTACTGAGGGGTGTTACCACAGAGAGTAGGAGTTTTAAAGTGTTAACCTCAGACACAGTACTGAGGGGTGTTTAAAGGGTTAACCTCAGACACAGTACTGAGGGGTGTTTAAAGGGTTAACCTCAGACACAGTACTGAGGGGTGTCTAAAGGGTTAACCTCAGACACAGTACTGAGGGTGTCTAAAGGGTTAACCTCAGACACAGCACTGAGGGGTGTTTAAAGGGTTAACCTCAGACACAGCACTGAGGGGTGTTTAAAGGGTTAACCTCAGACACAGTACTGAGGGGTGTCTAAAGGGTTAACCTCAGACACAGCACTGAGGGGTGTCTAAAGGGTTAACCTCAGACACAGCACTGAGGGGTGTTTAAAGGGTTAACCTCAGACACAGCACTGAGGGGTGTTTAAAGGGTTAACCTCAGACACAGTACTGAGGGGTGTCTAAAGGGTTAACCTCAGACACAGCACTGAGGGGTGTTTAAAGGGTTAACCTCAGACACAGTACTGAGGGGTGTTTTAAAGGGCTGTGTTATGTTCTGGGTGTGTAggtctcttgctcgctctcttctcttccttgcttcacctttctctctctgctgtctctttctctctctgctgtctttctctctctgctgtctttctctctctgctgtctttctctctctgctgtctttctctctctgctgtctctctctctctctgctgtctctctctctctctctgctgtctctctctctctctgctgtctctttctctctctctctgctgtctctctctctgctgtctttctctctctgctgtctttctctctctgctgtctttctctctctgctgtctttctctctctgctgtctttctctctctgctgtctctctctctctctgctgtctctctctctctctgctgtctctctctctctctctgctgtctcctgctgtctctttctctctctctctgctgtctttctctctctgctgtctttctctctctgctgtctttctctctctctgctgtctctctctctctctctgctgtctttctctctctgctgtctttctctctctgctgtctttctctctctgctgtctttctctctctgctgtctttctctctctgctgtctttctctctctgctgtctttctctctctgctgtctttctctctctgctgtctttctctctctgctgtctttctctctctgctgtctttctctctctctgctgtctctctctctctgctgtctctctctctctctgctgtctctctctctctctgctgtctctctctctctctctgctgtctctttctctctctctctgctgtctctctctttctctctctgctgtctctttctctctctctctgctgtctctctctttctctctctgctgtctctctctctctctctgctgtctttctctctctctctgctgtctttctctctctctctgctgtctttctctctctgctgtctttctctctctctgctgtctctctctctctctctgctgtctctctctctctctctgctgtctctttctttctctctctgctgtctttctctctctgctgtctttctctctctgctgtctctctctctctctgctgtctctctctgctgtctctctctctctctctgctgtctctctctctctgctgtctttctctctctgctgtctctctctctctgctgtctttctctctctgctgtctttctctctctgctgtctttctctctctgctgtctttctctctctgctgtctttctctctctgctgtctttctctctctgctgtctttctctctctgctgtctttctctctctctctgctgtctttctctctctctctgctgtctttctctctctctgctgtctttctctgtctctctgctgtctctctctctctctgctgtctctttctctctctgctgtctctttctctctctgctgtctctctctctctctctctgctgtctctctctctctctctctgctgtctctctttctctctctgctgtctctctttctctctctgctgtctctctctctctctgctgtctctttctctctctgctgtctttctctctctgctgtctttctctctctgctgtctttctctctctgctgtctttctctctctgctgtctctttctctctctgctgtctctttctctctctgctgtctctttctctctctgctgtctttctctctctgctgtctctctctctctctgctgtctctctctctctctgctgtgtctctctctctctctgctgtctctctctctctctgctgtttctgtctctctctctctctctgctgtttctgtctctctctctctctctgctgtttctgtctctctctctctgctgtctctctctctctctctgctgtctgtctctctctctctgctgtctctctctctctgtctctctctctctctgctgtctctctctctctctctgctgtctctctctctctctctgctgtctctctctctctctgctgtgtctctctctctctctctgctgtgtctctctctctctctctgctgtctctctctctctctctctgtctctctctctctctctgctgtctctctctctctgctgtctctctctctctctctctgctgtctctctctctctctctctgctgtctctctctctctctctctgctgtctctctctctctctgctgtctctctctctctctctgctgtttctctctctctgctgtctctctctctctgctgtctctctctctctgctgtctctctctctctgctgtctctctctctctgggccttaTCACTTCTCTCCAGACAAGAGGCTCTTTGGAGATATTCTCTTAACTCACAGCGGCCtgtgagggagcgagagagagactctgtgagggagagagagatacggtgTGTGTTTGGTGGTCTGCTTtgaacacatctctctctgttgatttAAAAGAGAACTAGAACAGTAAGTACAGACTATCATCAGAATAATATCTTAGGTAACGGTAGtaggggcctgtgtgtgtgtgtgtgtgtgtgttctactgcagCATGATATTAGTGAGGTTCTCGTTTACACCACACAAATCAGGTTTACCActgctcccaaatggcaccgtccCAAATGTAGCACTACTTTGTAtggcactgtattccctatataatgtagtgcactactttttaagcCCATAGGGTGACACAACGATCATGGAAACACAGCTGCGTGTTGATCTATTAGGCAATACTCTCTGGGTTAGTGGAAATGGAGACACAACCTACGTTGACAGTTAGTGTAGAGTGGAGGctataagtacacacacacacacacacacacacacacacacacacacacacacacacacacacacacacacacacacaatgtcctgatctactgtagagtggaggctataagtacacacacacacacacacacacacacaacacaatgtcttgacctactgtagagtggaggctataagtacacacacacacacacacacacaatgtcttgACCTACTGTAGAGTGGAGGCTATAAGTACACACAATGTCCTGACCTACTGTAGAGTGGAGGCTATAAGTCCATACACACAATGTCCTGACCTACTGCTGAGTGGAGGCTATAAGTACACACACAATGTCCTGACCTACTGCTGCCATTCCTCCACACACACttgggtggagggagaagagaggaggggagaggcacacTCAGACacttggggagggggggggtggagggagaggagagatacactTGGGGAGGTTGAGAGGAGGGTAAAGCCTTCCGCATGCTTCAGTTTGGCTGGCGAACTAGCCGAACTCAaaagaccttcgcttgaaaaaCGAGAAAAATGCGTCCATTTTGAGATGCTGTAGCCATGATACACTTCCTAAAATTAGTCCGAATTAATCGCAGATAACTCAATAAATCTGTCGTTAATTATTatgatatatatttgttttattttacctccttttttccccctcaattatgatcttgtctcgtcgctgcaactcccccacgtgctcgggaggcgaaggtcgagtcatgcgtcctctgaaacgtgaccccgcccgcttaacccggaagccagccgcaccaatgtgtcggaggaaacgacgttcaactgacgac is a window of Oncorhynchus gorbuscha isolate QuinsamMale2020 ecotype Even-year unplaced genomic scaffold, OgorEven_v1.0 Un_scaffold_3400, whole genome shotgun sequence DNA encoding:
- the LOC124027635 gene encoding F-box only protein 32-like, whose amino-acid sequence is MPFLGQDWRSPGQSWVKTEEGWKNYSLDEKNSNDSDVSYCKTEDECFQENLRLSVTYDMAAKKRRKDFMNNNAKIPYFHKEKWIYVHKGSTKERHGYCTLGEAFNRLDFCSAIKDNRRFNYVVRVSCSLSSLPCFTFLSLHKRLFGDILLTHSGL